The DNA window CAAAGACGAAGCCGTAAAGTGTGTTTCCATTGCCAAGGAAGCAATTGCTGCAGGGAATAAGCAGCGTGCGCTCAAATTCATTGGTATTGCTCGTCGTCTTAATCATAATTTGTCTGTTGATGATCTTCTGTCTGCATGTGAAGACCTAGATTCAGCTTCTTCCAGAAATGAAAAACCCATTAGTAGGTCGAAGTCCGAACCAGCTTCCTCCATTGTTGATGAAATCTCGAATGTGGGAAGGAGTTATACTGAGGAACATGTGCAATTAATCAGGCAGGTCAACAGGAGTATGGGTTACTATGAAATCCTTGGAGTGGAGAAGAATTGTTCAGCAGATGAAATCAAGAAGGCTTACAGGAAACTATCTCTGAAAGTTCATCCAGACAAGAACAAGGCACCTGGATCAGAGGAAGCCTTTAAAAAAGTTGGAAAGGCGTTCAAGTGTTTGAGTGTCGAAGATTCAAGAAGACAGTACGATCAGACAGGTTTAGTGGATGAGTTTGAAAACAATCAGCAAACAAACAATGTAAGGAGGCGTAGGAGGAGAACAGGGAATGACTTTTTCGACGATGATTTTGATCCAGATGAGATATTCAGGACATTTTTCGGTCAGAGTGATGTGTTTGGTTCGGCTCGTGGTGTTTATAGAACTAGAAGAAGAACAACAAGAACAAATCAACATCAGAGGGGGGATAATGAGGGTGGTGGAGTTGGACCAATGTTGATTATTCTTCAGATTATTCCTTTTATGTTGATAATCTTGCTTGCTTACCTTCCTTTCACAGAACCTGATTATTCTCTACAAAAGAACCAATCTTTTCAGCTCCCCATGATGACCGAGAAACATGATGTGGAGTTTTTCGTTAAGTCGCAGGAATTTGACCAAAAGTTTCCTCCAGGAAGTTCTGCTCGAGCTGAGATTGAAACTAATGTGATAAAAGACTACAAAAATATGTTGAGCCGCTACTGTCATATAGAACTACAGAGGCGGCAGTGGAGCAGAAATTTTCCGACTCCTTATTGCAACAAGTTACAGTCCTTTGGAGTAGCAGCAGCATCATGAAGGTTGTTTCTTTTATACAAAATCATCGTTTGGACTCATTCGTGTTGTTTTCTACCTATTTTTTCATCAGACGGAGTCAGTCTACAGACCTATATGGTGCATATTCTGATCTTTGATGAGTTATGACTTTTAAGTGTATTTCTTTCTATCttgaaatgtttaaattttgtgagaattttattttgttaaaggAGACAGTTTTAGCtttcaataatattatcttcAAGTTTGTAAACTGGTTAGAGATTTATACTTGTTCTTGTAATATAtactttcaaattaattaaatcaaccAAAACAAGAGAAGATATTTTTCATTTGCTTTTAAATGTGCAAAGTAAGGTTTTTGATCAGGCAAAATCACAAGATGTGGCCAAAagattagaaataatttatgcATATGATTTAAATTGGAACTAGAATGGTGTTGGTTAATTCAAAATATAGTAAGTAATCAAGTTATATGGATAAACAAGATTATATGGCATTGTTTGATTTAACTGCAAATCACAATTAGTATTAATTTGTAACTAAGCTGAAAAGTTCAAATATTACACATTAAACCAACAGAATAAGTTGGAATCAAACCAGACCTATGATTAATGGAAAAGTTTAGTTTTCCTCTCAAATCCTGGAATTGGGTACCAGTCAAGCTACACTGTTTGTCCATATTATAACTGCCTCCTTCATTTTAAGGCCAAACATCCATTCATGGAAACTCAAATCATTTTACCAAAGGTATCAGCTTATAAATGAATCTGATACAATAAGTATTCGCTTTTTGTATGGTAAATATGAGGTTGATGCGTGACCAAGCTATTATAACCTCCTAATTATCAACTTAACATAAAAAGAAAAGTCATTAGCCGTTTTATGCATAACAGCCCATGGGAGAAATGTACTGATGATGTGTGCTAGGGCTTTAGAGGTATAGCTTTAGTACTGTGTTTTCGAGCTCTTTCAACCTTTGTTCCGGGGATATAAATCTGCTTATCAATCCACAACTGATAAAATTCATCACTCTGCAAGAGAAATTAAATGCAAGATATAAAATAAGGGATAAATCAACTCTTTAGATCATTAAGTTCATATCTCCATAACAGCTCTAGTGGTGCCTTAGTAGAGCACCAAAAGTGGAAggatattttttttgtcaaaatagAAACTTCCATAAATAATCAATCAGACCAGAAGGTCAGTGTACAAGATATTGGCCAATTCAACTGGTAAAGGCTCAATCCTACATACATAATTCAAAAGAGAACAAagttataaactaaataaaatttataacttcTAATCCAATAGACTGGATAGAACCACCGACCCTTCTTTAACATCAATCAcgtttgaatattttaaactGTTTTGGTGCATGTGTCGAAATCACTTCCGTTTACGATTCATCCAAGTGGAAGTAGTTGAAGAAAGATGATCGCGGTCATTTTAGCACAGCATTCTGTACGTGTTAGGGCTAAAATTTAGGGTAGTAGTTGTGATGGGCCTCGTTGATGGGTTTTGGACTAATATTGTTAGTTGGCTTGATTTCTGTTTACGGTTTTCCAAGCCCAGTAACAATATTAGCCCAAAGCCCACCAAAAAGGCACATCACAACTATTACCCTAAACTTAACCCTAGTGCACATCACATTCATTTGTAAGGGAAGGAATTGAAATAAATACAGCCGTACAGAATGCCGAAAATAAAACTCTGGAAACAACTTACGACATAGTTATGAAATTGGATTTGGACATGGATGAGAGCTTTATGTGGAATTTAAACAAAGTATGCAATGAGCGCGGAGGCCATCAGCGCCGATTGGAAGTCTATCCCCCTAGTCATGTGGTGGATAATTTGGAAGGAATCAAACAGGTTTGACCTTTATTAGAAACAAAAATCTATgcaatgattatttttggtccAAAAATGGCAGTTGTAATATTTATGGTCCATAAAATATTTCCACAATAATTTCTAACATTTCTTAGTATGAAGCTCAAACTCAACCAAAGATGgcatacatataattaattcaagCTTGCAATATCAATAATTGTCTatgtttgttaaaatatttgatataaaaggaacaaaatatataaattaataataacgaGGTGTCTCATAAATACGACTAACCAGGTTGTTCTTCATTGATTTTCTCCTTTGAATCTCGCATTCGCTGTTATTTAAGCACCCAGAAAACAGGATCTTGACATTTCTGTTATATAGAAGTAGGTAAGAATcatctttttaataataataataaaagtgtaATAAGACATGCAATTGTAGAACAAAGCATAAAGGCACATACCAGATAACTGTCTCTGCTGTCAGTCATATCCTCTACTTGTTTGTGTACCGAGATCATCTTACATTCTgaattttataatcattttgataaaaaaaaaagggagCGAGATTTCTGAAATATTGGATTCCATTTCTTTGTTTTGTATTTCAAGTAAAAAATGAATAGAAGTACATTGTAGTCACTCTAAAAAGTGATCCccatagaagaaaaaaaacatcataaCTTTGTAGGAAATTTGAAGCTTTCAATAAATGTCTCGGATTCTATAAAACCTACCAATTTGGATCCTAACCAACCAATAGAAGCCTGGAAATAAAGTTTAGTATCTCATATAGCTTCCAGTACCTGTCTGTCGCCAACAACTACTACATTTTTATGTATCTCCCCCTCGTCTGACCCAAAGAGGTCAAACATCTAAGAAGTCTTCTTCTAATACATAACAAAATTGCAAATCAAATCTCCTTTTTGTACACATATACAGAGGTATTAGCTTTTGTAGTCTCTCTGTAGAATCGAGTCCTGGCTTCCTTTTTATTCTTTACTGGCGCTGAAACCTTGGCGACTGATGGCTTCAATTGCAAGACGAACCAGACGAACAAGTTCCTCAACATCCTGGAAGCTAAAGTCTATTACTCTCTTAACAGAAGCAATTCCCTCTCTATTCTGAGCCTTTTCGAAAATTACTCGAGCAGCTGCAAAAGCATTGTGAGATTTTCTGGAAGCTTCCATACCACGGCTTATGTCCTTTGTCTGCAAAAACATGTTTGAAATCATTGACAAGCTCCAATGGGCTTAGAtagtttttttcataaaactaaaacatgaaaaaacaGAACACTTACAAAATCAAGCAGACGAACCAAGCTGGGACGATTTCGAGCAGCAATAACATGATTTCCAGCATAAGTGGCATTCATATCCTTAGCCTTATCCAAAGCAGGTTGATTGTTTAAGTTATCAACATCTGATGCAGAAGATGATGGAGATTCACCTAATCAAATGTTCAAGAAGAAAAAGTACCACATAATTaacaaaagaaacaaataaattgCACCGCTATATGACATGGCCACACTTTTTCAATGATATCAACAAGGGATAGCAagttcttaaattttatatcatAGGTGTAGTTGTTTGACATACTAAAGTGTATAAATTCACATTCAAGTGATCTAGAAAAGGAAGCCACACACAGGATCTCTAATAACTAAATTTAACCATCTACTCTATGTTACATTTTAAAACTGCAAGCAATATCAAGAGTTAAGAGGGAAAAATACCATTACTTCATTCCAACAAGAAAGGAAGTTATGGTCCCAGTTTGCCTTATactaatacaacaaaacagtaCTGAAAGTAAATAAACCTTCTTCATACTGAAAAATCCTAGTTAAATACCTGGAGGAACCACTTGTAAACTTGCTTGCAAATCATGCCGGTCTCGATTTGTGCTGGTATTTTTGTAATAAACTACCTTCATGTAAGCCACCTCCATGCATTTATAGACCAGTGCAGCTGCAGCCATTTCTTCACGATTTTCATATTCATGGACACATACTCTGGCAGATAATTGGAAggataaaaatcaaatattaaattaaaacattagctttaaaactgaaaattattaaacttctaGAATTCCTATATATGCAATAGATGTGTGTTGCCATACGCAAAAAGAAGAGACTCATAGAATGATAGAGGCAAATAGAGCTgagattaatataaatacaGTATCTTATCAGCAGAATTGTGACACAATAACTTAACCATGTAAATTGAATTTTACCCATGACTAAAGCTGAATAGATAATATGGACCAAGGAAGGATAGGATCATATTAAATGGCCAACTAAGAATGCAAGAACTGCAAGATTATAAAATGTGATGGTAAAAAACCAGGCATATTGACTATccagaaagaaaaaagaaatctACGTACATATGAACCATattgagcctatttggaaacgTGCATTTTCTCTCCTTCTCATTTGGGTACGGGTACATACTAGATTACCATTGAAcaattgtttaatttgtttcaaTTTCTATATATTTGGTTGGTTCTAAAACTAGTGTGGATGCTTTTATGATAGAGAAATGGGAAAGGAAACAAATGGGGCTTCCATATAGGCCCCATTATTTGTCACCACCAGAAGTGGGtgttttttatgcatatttttttttgtttttgacaaTGCATCATCTCTTCTGCTCTAAAGGGATGAGTTCTAGAGTATTCATTCCTTACGAGTAGCCAACGAGTAACATCAACATTTAAAGTCCATAACATtgatttcatttctttcaaactagATACGCATTGAACACTAGGGCAGACCAATCGGGCATGATAATGTGTGCTAGCAAATAGAAGTCAACAAGAAATATTGCTCCACTACTCAGAAACAGAGACTTTTCATAGTGAAGAATAGTAAAAAATGACAATGCATATGTAACAATGAGAATGCTAAAATgaaatagaattattttataaaacttacaATTCAATAATTGACATATTCTATTAAATCTTCCTGACAAAACACAATAACATTCATTTTCCAGGGACAGTAGTTTATCAAATTAGCAATCAAATATGGATAGTTTATGTACCttcatattaagaaaaatataaaaaagtaccTGGCAGAAATATGCATTTAAAGAAATAGATgtaaattctataattttttaatttccttTGTTTCATTAGATATTTCacttttattctaaaataaatgaatttggaTTGGCTCACGTTCGTTTAGAAGATGTAGAACCTTGATCAATCAAATCACTCGTATATCCCACTTCAACTAAATTTGATATTACATATTCTTGATATAAGAAGAAAATCTTAAACTAAATTTCCAATTATCCATAGAATTACTACTGCAAAGCTACCATGACATAGTAGAGGACAGTCTTCTCAAATATATATCACTTACTCGCAAAGTTTGGCCGTATTGCTATAGATTTGCATCAGAGTCAATTCCCCTTGTTTATTGTTATCACTGCTACAAGTTTCTAGGAGTGAAGCACCATGAAGAAACTTCAAAGCAGCTTGGAAGTATGTCTCGTTGCACTCATACACAAACCCAGAGCCCTACAAAAGTAAATATCATTAGAGCATAGACACAAACTGTGTTCCAAAGGAAAACTGTATTTCTTTTAGGAAGGAtggaaataagaaaaaaaaagatggaTCAAAAATAAGAACCTTAAGATGATCTGCATAATCTCTCAGACCTTCAGCCTCTTTCAGGACATCATTAGCAATAGAACTAACACCATCCTGTCTTAGTGGGTTTTGATCAGCCAGAACTTGGGATACCAACCGGCTAGAAACATGTCCTTGAGTGGAGTGATCGCCTTTCTGATGAACAAATCCAGGTTGTTTAACATTCTCTGCACCACTATCAACATATGGTTCCTGTGTTCCTTCATCTTTGTCTGTGTGGTGATGAGGTAAAATTTCTGCTTTCCCACTAGGCCATTTGGAAGAAACATCTCTACCAATACTTCTATTATCCTTGATAGTTCTTGTGCCAGATCTGACATCATTAGACACCTCATGGAGGGATTGTGGAAGCCGAATGACAGTTTCATCATCCTTCAGACTCTTTAATGCACTTATATCTCTCTTCATGCCGATTGTGTCAGAATTTTTTAGCCTCTCAATACTTTGATCTGACATTTTATCCCTGTCCTTCAACTTTACCTTTCCAGATTTTTGTTTCAAATCAGAGAGACTAGGCTTTTCCAAAACATGGGTATTGTTAACCGGGCTGTTCTGAAACACTTGAGGACATTTACCACCTGACTTTGCATTATCATTGTACTTCTTAGAATCTATCACTGTAGAACGAACAGGCTCGgaattaaaaattccaacaacaTTACACTTCCTTGGTATACTTAATTGAACATTCTCCACATTAACATCACCGTCCATAGGTTTCCTTGCACTTCCTATCATAAGAGTATTACCTTTCCCATAGGCATCTTCTCCTGCAGTCATCCTTCTTGCAGGTGAAAGCTTCCCTAATTTAGACATTCTCAATGGAGATGAAGAGACTGATTCCACTGGTGAACCTTTTGCTTCAGGAAAATGGACCCTAGTTTTACTGGAATCTGACACCTTTGATGAGCTCGAAGTGGCTGGCAGGGAAAATTGCTCAAACCCCAGATCATTTTTCATCGAATGCACACCAACAACTGAAGGCCTTTTTAAGGAGACTTTCGTTTTATGCTTCCTTCTCAGTTGATCCTTCTCAGCTGACATTAATTCTATATTATGTTCGGCTTTATCCCCAATACCCATGACAATGACTTTCTTGAAGCTGGTCTTTCCATTAATTCCATGATCATTATCAAGGATGTTGGATTTCTCTATCCTTGACAATTTCAACTTCCTCAACTCACTATCACTAGACTCCTTTGTAGAGACCATGCTATTAAATAGGTTTTTCCCATTGTCTCCCAGCATGTCTACTTGACTTTCGCTATCCTGCCAATCcctcaattttcttttcttcaaaGATATGGTCTTGTCCTCAGACAAACCTGTACTCAAGGGCCCAACACGTGATACATTGTGTTTTTGTACAGATATCTCTGATTTCTGACTCTTGCCAAACCTTGCATCATTAGAGGAGGGAAGTTCATCTTTTTTCACCATATTCTTTGAGGTTGCCTTAGTTGGTAAAGAACCATCAGAATCAGGACGATCTATTTTTCTGTTCAGATCCCCACCATTAGTTTTAAATTTCTTTGGGTTCGCATTGTCATATGAACATAAGCCCCCTTCTCTTTTGCTTTTTAGCTTTTCCTGTTTGCCATCTGctgaaaataatattagtcagatgatatatttttttatggcaCATGGTAAACTAAAAATTGCCAAGGAAGaacaagaaaaacaaaagaactGCAAGCTATGATCACCATTGTTTGAATGCTTCCCTATCAGAACACTATTGACTGGCGAGTTTGCTTGCAGAAGAGGCTGATTTGCATCATCTATAAAATTGTTCATAGATTTTGAGATTGGAAGTCCACTGCTAGTGCTACTAGATTTATTCATTTGTTTTAATCTGTGTTTCTTCTTTCCATCATGGCGTATATCATGAGAAGTTGTCAGGTTCTGGCTCTTTCTGTCAAGATTCTGTGTATTGGCTGATAATGTTCCCTGTGAGGCAGAATGACTATTATTGTTGATTTGAGTTCCAGGAAGCGGATCTGGAGCTGCATACAACGCACGCAAAGCATTTGTTGTCACTTCATCACTG is part of the Impatiens glandulifera chromosome 1, dImpGla2.1, whole genome shotgun sequence genome and encodes:
- the LOC124921248 gene encoding chaperone protein dnaJ 49-like, with protein sequence MESNKDEAVKCVSIAKEAIAAGNKQRALKFIGIARRLNHNLSVDDLLSACEDLDSASSRNEKPISRSKSEPASSIVDEISNVGRSYTEEHVQLIRQVNRSMGYYEILGVEKNCSADEIKKAYRKLSLKVHPDKNKAPGSEEAFKKVGKAFKCLSVEDSRRQYDQTGLVDEFENNQQTNNVRRRRRRTGNDFFDDDFDPDEIFRTFFGQSDVFGSARGVYRTRRRTTRTNQHQRGDNEGGGVGPMLIILQIIPFMLIILLAYLPFTEPDYSLQKNQSFQLPMMTEKHDVEFFVKSQEFDQKFPPGSSARAEIETNVIKDYKNMLSRYCHIELQRRQWSRNFPTPYCNKLQSFGVAAAS
- the LOC124918946 gene encoding cysteine-tryptophan domain-containing zinc finger protein 3-like isoform X2; this translates as MEDIDEIEEGEACYYKEDEFIDPDIALSYIDEKIQNVLGHFQKDFEGGISAENLGAKYGGYGSFLPTYQRSPSIWCQPKTPQNVQNYSMPRSPNNSSFEVTPQNSRPPLDAVQSLKPETSTTRNLQPLTFEKVLSASASAKPDQCLSSYQANKNLTQNNLPSNKPSNSSDYRNLKVRIIMGSDKAAQSNAAIYSGLGLISPSSSMGNSPEETPNISPTSIVQIMTSSAILGGLILSPLDETLLRLTREETLRPPTLLVENQGDTGSKLEEKVRTKDKALNSVKARLKGSYNMDFDDSATVLSSKGLKSVTMKNVIEDVAEAAPVPNGSTKDIETSFTRNISLEPITGIKGGKYEKSRQRIGESLKDVASSSREDKWCKTDGIRNRLKVENNLFGCNKDLNMGVTCNSQESTDKKEVKTSHGTKKFSFEGKRSSKDTRNSSKIASVAQVSTMLKENKKSDKANNLRASKEIQRVRNEYKDLLQIPDKVVSHKGVQPREKGEASEKEYQKHSNFKKQETKNKKSEAQFSGTDLKNASSDFLTRGELATELATVNPVVIEEDWVCCDKCQKWRLLPYGMKTEHLPEKWLCSMLNWLAGMNRCDISDEVTTNALRALYAAPDPLPGTQINNNSHSASQGTLSANTQNLDRKSQNLTTSHDIRHDGKKKHRLKQMNKSSSTSSGLPISKSMNNFIDDANQPLLQANSPVNSVLIGKHSNNDGKQEKLKSKREGGLCSYDNANPKKFKTNGGDLNRKIDRPDSDGSLPTKATSKNMVKKDELPSSNDARFGKSQKSEISVQKHNVSRVGPLSTGLSEDKTISLKKRKLRDWQDSESQVDMLGDNGKNLFNSMVSTKESSDSELRKLKLSRIEKSNILDNDHGINGKTSFKKVIVMGIGDKAEHNIELMSAEKDQLRRKHKTKVSLKRPSVVGVHSMKNDLGFEQFSLPATSSSSKVSDSSKTRVHFPEAKGSPVESVSSSPLRMSKLGKLSPARRMTAGEDAYGKGNTLMIGSARKPMDGDVNVENVQLSIPRKCNVVGIFNSEPVRSTVIDSKKYNDNAKSGGKCPQVFQNSPVNNTHVLEKPSLSDLKQKSGKVKLKDRDKMSDQSIERLKNSDTIGMKRDISALKSLKDDETVIRLPQSLHEVSNDVRSGTRTIKDNRSIGRDVSSKWPSGKAEILPHHHTDKDEGTQEPYVDSGAENVKQPGFVHQKGDHSTQGHVSSRLVSQVLADQNPLRQDGVSSIANDVLKEAEGLRDYADHLKGSGFVYECNETYFQAALKFLHGASLLETCSSDNNKQGELTLMQIYSNTAKLCEVCVHEYENREEMAAAALVYKCMEVAYMKVVYYKNTSTNRDRHDLQASLQVVPPGESPSSSASDVDNLNNQPALDKAKDMNATYAGNHVIAARNRPSLVRLLDFTKDISRGMEASRKSHNAFAAARVIFEKAQNREGIASVKRVIDFSFQDVEELVRLVRLAIEAISRQGFSASKE
- the LOC124918946 gene encoding cysteine-tryptophan domain-containing zinc finger protein 3-like isoform X3 — encoded protein: MEDIDEIEEGEACYYKEDEFIDPDIALSYIDEKIQNVLGHFQKDFEGGISAENLGAKYGGYGSFLPTYQRSPSIWCQPKTPQNVQNYSMPRSPNNSSFEVTPQNSRPPLDAVQSLKPETSTTRNLQPLTFEKVLSASASAKPDQCLSSYQANKNLTQNNLPSNKPSNSSDYRNLKVRIIMGSDKAAQSNAAIYSGLGLISPSSSMGNSPEETPNISPTSIVQIMTSSAILGGLILSPLDETLLRLTREETLRPPTLLVENQGDTGSKLEEKVRTKDKALNSVKARLKGSYNMDFDDSATVLSSKGLKSVTMKNVIEDVAEAAPVPNGSTKDIETSFTRNISLEPITGIKGGKYEKSRQRIGESLKDVASSSREDKWCKTDGIRNRLKVENNLFGCNKDLNMGVTCNSQESTDKKEVKTSHGTKKFSFEGKRSSKDTRNSSKIASVAQVSTMLKENKKSDKANNLRASKEIQRVRNEYKDLLQIPDKVVSHKGVQPREKGEASEKEYQKHSNFKKQETKNKKSEAQFSGTDLKNASSDFLTRGELATELATVNPVVIEEDWVCCDKCQKWRLLPYGMKTEHLPEKWLCSMLNWLAGMNRCDISDEVTTNALRALYAAPDPLPGTQINNNSHSASQGTLSANTQNLDRKSQNLTTSHDIRHDGKKKHRLKQMNKSSSTSSGLPISKSMNNFIDDANQPLLQANSPVNSVLIGKHSNNADGKQEKLKSKREGGLCSYDNANPKKFKTNGGDLNRKIDRPDSDGSLPTKATSKNMVKKDELPSSNDARFGKSQKSEISVQKHNVSRVGPLSTGLSEDKTISLKKRKLRDWQDSESQVDMLGDNGKNLFNSMVSTKESSDSELRKLKLSRIEKSNILDNDHGINGKTSFKKVIVMGIGDKAEHNIELMSAEKDQLRRKHKTKVSLKRPSVVGVHSMKNDLGFEQFSLPATSSSSKVSDSSKTRVHFPEAKGSPVESVSSSPLRMSKLGKLSPARRMTAGEDAYGKGNTLMIGSARKPMDGDVNVENVQLSIPRKCNVVGIFNSEPVRSTVIDSKKYNDNAKSGGKCPQVFQNSPVNNTHVLEKPSLSDLKQKSGKVKLKDRDKMSDQSIERLKNSDTIGMKRDISALKSLKDDETVIRLPQSLHEVSNDVRSGTRTIKDNRSIGRDVSSKWPSGKAEILPHHHTDKDEGTQEPYVDSGAENVKQPGFVHQKGDHSTQGHVSSRLVSQVLADQNPLRQDGVSSIANDVLKEAEGLRDYADHLKGSGFVYECNETYFQAALKFLHGASLLETCSSDNNKQGELTLMQIYSNTAKLCEVCVHEYENREEMAAAALVYKCMEVAYMKVVYYKNTSTNRDRHDLQASLQVVPPDVDNLNNQPALDKAKDMNATYAGNHVIAARNRPSLVRLLDFTKDISRGMEASRKSHNAFAAARVIFEKAQNREGIASVKRVIDFSFQDVEELVRLVRLAIEAISRQGFSASKE
- the LOC124918946 gene encoding cysteine-tryptophan domain-containing zinc finger protein 3-like isoform X1, whose protein sequence is MEDIDEIEEGEACYYKEDEFIDPDIALSYIDEKIQNVLGHFQKDFEGGISAENLGAKYGGYGSFLPTYQRSPSIWCQPKTPQNVQNYSMPRSPNNSSFEVTPQNSRPPLDAVQSLKPETSTTRNLQPLTFEKVLSASASAKPDQCLSSYQANKNLTQNNLPSNKPSNSSDYRNLKVRIIMGSDKAAQSNAAIYSGLGLISPSSSMGNSPEETPNISPTSIVQIMTSSAILGGLILSPLDETLLRLTREETLRPPTLLVENQGDTGSKLEEKVRTKDKALNSVKARLKGSYNMDFDDSATVLSSKGLKSVTMKNVIEDVAEAAPVPNGSTKDIETSFTRNISLEPITGIKGGKYEKSRQRIGESLKDVASSSREDKWCKTDGIRNRLKVENNLFGCNKDLNMGVTCNSQESTDKKEVKTSHGTKKFSFEGKRSSKDTRNSSKIASVAQVSTMLKENKKSDKANNLRASKEIQRVRNEYKDLLQIPDKVVSHKGVQPREKGEASEKEYQKHSNFKKQETKNKKSEAQFSGTDLKNASSDFLTRGELATELATVNPVVIEEDWVCCDKCQKWRLLPYGMKTEHLPEKWLCSMLNWLAGMNRCDISDEVTTNALRALYAAPDPLPGTQINNNSHSASQGTLSANTQNLDRKSQNLTTSHDIRHDGKKKHRLKQMNKSSSTSSGLPISKSMNNFIDDANQPLLQANSPVNSVLIGKHSNNADGKQEKLKSKREGGLCSYDNANPKKFKTNGGDLNRKIDRPDSDGSLPTKATSKNMVKKDELPSSNDARFGKSQKSEISVQKHNVSRVGPLSTGLSEDKTISLKKRKLRDWQDSESQVDMLGDNGKNLFNSMVSTKESSDSELRKLKLSRIEKSNILDNDHGINGKTSFKKVIVMGIGDKAEHNIELMSAEKDQLRRKHKTKVSLKRPSVVGVHSMKNDLGFEQFSLPATSSSSKVSDSSKTRVHFPEAKGSPVESVSSSPLRMSKLGKLSPARRMTAGEDAYGKGNTLMIGSARKPMDGDVNVENVQLSIPRKCNVVGIFNSEPVRSTVIDSKKYNDNAKSGGKCPQVFQNSPVNNTHVLEKPSLSDLKQKSGKVKLKDRDKMSDQSIERLKNSDTIGMKRDISALKSLKDDETVIRLPQSLHEVSNDVRSGTRTIKDNRSIGRDVSSKWPSGKAEILPHHHTDKDEGTQEPYVDSGAENVKQPGFVHQKGDHSTQGHVSSRLVSQVLADQNPLRQDGVSSIANDVLKEAEGLRDYADHLKGSGFVYECNETYFQAALKFLHGASLLETCSSDNNKQGELTLMQIYSNTAKLCEVCVHEYENREEMAAAALVYKCMEVAYMKVVYYKNTSTNRDRHDLQASLQVVPPGESPSSSASDVDNLNNQPALDKAKDMNATYAGNHVIAARNRPSLVRLLDFTKDISRGMEASRKSHNAFAAARVIFEKAQNREGIASVKRVIDFSFQDVEELVRLVRLAIEAISRQGFSASKE